In the Oncorhynchus tshawytscha isolate Ot180627B linkage group LG17, Otsh_v2.0, whole genome shotgun sequence genome, CAGATTTCACATTTCTACAGAATATGACAATGTATAGAGAGAGACCTACCACTTGCACCATCTTGAGATATCTGGCATAGCGTGGATCCTTGGCCACAGTCATCCAACTGTCTCCTGCTGCTCTTGGTTCTGTTATGTTTGGAGAAGCCTACAATAGAGTCAATACTGCAATTCAGTATTTCCATCGTGCACAAATACACCAAGTCTTTAAGTTATTGTTCCATCAAAATGGATATGTTGAAATCCCAGGAGGttgatggcaccttaattggggaggacaggcttaaTACTTTGtgaaagcacctttggcagcaattacagctgtgagtcgtcTTCAATGTCTGTCAGCTTTGCACTTCTGGATTTTAGGATTTTCTctcttgcagattttctcaagctctgttaagttagatagggaacagcaatcttcaagtctttccacagatttaaTGGTATCCAAGTCTGGtctatggctgggccactcaagcacTTTGACTGTATGCCTTGGGTCATTGCCCTATTGGAACATAAATCATTGCCCCAGTCTAAGGTAGTttgcaggttctcatcaaggatttgcctatatttggctccattcattgttccctctatcctaaCCAgtctccctgccactgaaaagcatccccatagcatgatgctgccaccaccatgcttcacagtagggatggtgttagacgggtgatgagctgtgccagGTTCTCTCCCGGcatagcgctttgcattcaggccaaaagagTTATATTTTTGTCTCAGATCACATAATCTTTTGTCTTATGAGCTCagtctttcatgtgcctttttgcaaacaccAGGCgtgcagtcatgtgcctttttctcaggagtggcttccgtctggtccctctcccataaagcccagattggtaaAGTGCtttagagactgttgtccttctgacaagttctcccatctcagccaaggaactatgtagttctgtcagagtggtcatttgGGTCTTGTGACATCCctggcagagtctgggtagttccatattttttcaatttcccaattTTGGAGACCACTGTACTCTTGAAAACTTTCAACACTagtttatacccttccccagatatatgcctcatcacaattataTCTTGGAGATAtatggacttcatggtatagttcctgctctgacatgcactgtcaaatgttggaccttatatagacaggtgtttcttTATAAATCATgcccaaacaattgaattggccacagttgtagtgacatctcaaggattggatgcacctgagctcaatttggagtgtcatagcaaaagggtgagaatactcatgtaaatgagacatttctatatttaatttccaataaattagcaaacatttctaaaaacatgttttcactttgtcattatggggtattgtgtatagatgcaggataaaatatataattaaaatcaagggtatgagtactttctgaaggcaccatgtgtgtgtgtgtgtgtggggggaataGGGCGCGTTACCTCAGGAGGTGGCAATGGCACAGCCACAGCTATAGGGGTCTCTGGTTGACTTGGGACCACAACTGCGACTGGACCATTAACCTCTGTAGCTGGCCGCTGACCAACACCCTCCACCCTGACATCCTCCAAACCAGGAATAGAGGAGAGCTACATAGAACAAAATCAGGACGCACTGACATTATCATATTGGTATGCCCAGAGCAGCAAAGCACATAACAGTAGAACAACATCAAAGACAAGAGTAAAGTCATATTATTGTATACAAAACACATACAGAAGCTGGGTTACCTACCTTTGCTTCCAAAATGCTGAGGGTAGTTTCAATCTGCTGTATCCGAAGAGATATGCATGCAAGTTTCTCTTCGCAAACTGTCGAAAAACGATTGAGAAAGCGGACAGTGTGCACTATGAACTGGTTGAGATAGGCAACGACTCTCCTCTGTTGTATGGCTGGGACCTGTGACCATTATCATTCAGTATCATGGGAAAAATACAATGTTTATTTACTTACAGAGTTGGGGAGTTCAAAAACATTTACTACACATACTCGTTAGATACATTTACTTGATTACATTATTTGGCTTGTTTACAAAAAACGCTGACGCTATCATGGCTAATTTAGCTACAGTAGCCACCAAGATAACTTCGGCTACGGAAACCACTCACCTTGGTCAGATCTATTCCTGATCCCACAATCGGTAAACCGTCCTCGTCCATGTTTTTATCGTTTTGGCAAACTATAGATTAACTCGCTATTACTTTGTTTAATAGTAATATCTTACTGAAAATCTGCAAAAGCGAGATCGACATTTTATTACACCTCATGTGACTTCACTATGACCCAAGTCTGACGTCACTATTCTTCTGCTCTTCCGGGTATATCAGCCAATGAGGTACTTAGTTTTCTACTTCTTTATTAGAAATCAAAATGAACCCAAGTCTGAAGGTGCATACCTCCATCTCCTGAACTGGAGGGTTAACAGTTCATTGCCACAAATGTAGTGTGTTCAATGCACCACAAGGAGGGAGTACAGTATAATGGTTAATACATGTGCAGTGTCTCAAAACAAGCCACAATTCTGTTGATCCAGGCAAGGAGGACTTAGTTACTGTGTAATATGGTTTGCAGAGATGATGAGTTAATGGATAAAGCCATCAACACAAATTATTTGACAACTTCATTTTGATGATGCCTCAGATGCTGTCGTCTTTTGGAGACAACCCACAATGTGAGTGCACGTGCATTGGATCATGCCTGATTACAGGACACAGGAAACCAAAAATGCTGTCCAACTTGACCTCAATCTGAACTCTACAACGATTCCaaccatttgatttgaaatggatcCCTCTAACCTGACCCAAGAGCAAACTGAAGCCATAGTCCATGCCCAGCATTGCCCACCTGATCATAAAACAAATCTGAAAGCCCAGTCCATGCCAATTCAACCTAGTTCAACAGGCAGGAACAGTCTCTGCCCAGTTTCAAAAAAAATTGTTATGAAGAActcaacaaaaaaatctaaactgaCCTCCTGAGTCAGAACCTATCCAGAGAGTGTTGGGAGCAGATCACTTTTTAAACCAGCAGCATATTGATTTATACGGGACTGTAATTGCTTCAGTGTGCCCTGGATGACTCCCCCATAATTGAGGCCTGGCAGAGCCTCTTCCCTGGACATACTCTGAGCCAGGCAGCGGGCAGAGGAGTACcgcaaccccccccccacacacacacaccctccgccAAGCAGTGAGCAGTGGATGGTTACCCCCTTACCCCCAAGCCACTCTATCATACCGTGAGGAGTGAACTGCTCTGTTagagcttcctgtgcttggccctcctatgttgaacataataaacagctccctatccaccagatgtgtaccaaactcacgaaaagtggcagtaataaagcctctggTGAAAAAGACAAAcgagaaaatataaaaaactctCGGCCTATATTGGATCTCCTATTCCACTCAAAAATGGTAGAAAAATCTGtagcgcagcaactcactgccttcctgaagacaatgtataaaacgcttcagtctggttttagacctcatcatagcactgagactgcactcgtgaaggtggtaaataaccttttaatggtgtcagaccaaggctctgcatctgtccttgtgctcctagaccttagtgctgcttttgacaccatcgatcatGACATTCTTTTGTAGAGATTGGAAacacaaattggtctacacagacaagttctggcctggtttagatcttatctgtcggaaagatatcagtttgtctctgtggatggcttgtcctctgacaaaGTAACTGTAAGTTTCAGTGTTCctaaaggttctgttttaggaccactatagtttacactatatattttacctcttggtgatgttattcgcaaacataatgttaactttcactgctatgcggtcgatacacagctgtacattttgatgaaacatggtgaagctccAAAATTGCCAtctctggaagcctgtgtttcagacataaggaagtggatggaggcaaatgttttacttttaaactcagacaaaacagagatgctagttctaggtcccaagaaacaaagaggtcttctgttggatctgacaatttattttgatggttgtacagtcgtctcaaataaaactgtgaaggacctcggcgttactctggaccctgatctctcttttgatgaacatatcgaggcaatttcaaggacagcttttttccatcttcgtaacgttgcaaaaatcagaaaaagttctgtccaaaaatgatgcagaaaagttaatccatgcttttgtcacttctagattagactactgcaatgctctactttccggctacccggataaagcactaaataaacttcagttagtgctaaacacgactgctagaatcttgactagaacccaaaaatgtgatcatattattccagtgctagcctctctacactggctttctGTATAGGCTAAGGCTGATTTCTAGGTTTAACTACTAACCTACAAAGCCTTAcacgggcttgctcctacctatctctcagacgtacgctacggtcacaagacacaggcccccttattgtccctagaatttctaagcaaacagctggaggcagggctttctcctatagagctccatttttatggaatggtctgcctatccatgtgagcgacgcagactcggtctcaacctttaagtctttattgaagactcatctcttcagtaggtcctatgattgagtgtagtccggaccaggggtgtgaaggtgaacggaaaagcattggagcaacgaaccgcccttgctgtcacTGCCtagctggttcccctctctccaccaggattctctgcctctaaccctattatggggactgagtcactggcttaccggTACTGTTCCATCccttccctaggaggggtgcatcacttaagtgggttgagtcactgacgtgatcttcctgtctgggtttggcgcccccctcgggttcgtgccatgggggagatcttcgtgggctatactcagccttgtctcagggtagtaagttggtggtttgaagatacccctcttgtggtgtgggggctgtgctttggcaaagtgggtggggttatatcatgcctggttggccctgtccgggggtattgtcggacgaggccacagtgtctcccgacccctcctgtctcagcctccagtatttatgctatccggtgtcctgtgggattgaggctagggtcagtctgttatttctggagtatttctcctgtcttatccggtgtcctgtgggaatttaagtgtgcttcctctaattctctctccctctccctcccctcccggaggacctgagccatgggaccatgcctcaggactacctggcctgatgactcctggctttccccagtccacctgattgtgctgctgctccagcttcaactgttctgcctgcggctatggaaccctgaactgttcaccggacgtgctaccttgtcccggacctgctgttttcgactctctctctctaccgcacctgctgtctataactctgaatgctcggctatgaaaagccaactgacatttactcctgaggtgctgacctgttgcatcctctacaaccactgtgattgttattgttatttgaccctgctggtcatctatgaacgtttgaacatattggccatgtactgttatattctcaacccagcacagccagaagaggactggccacccctcagagcctggttcctctctaggtttcttcctaggttcctgcctttctagggagtttttcctagccaccgtgcttctacatctgcattgcttgctgtttggggttttaggctgggtttctgtatagcactttgtgacatcggctgatgtaaaaagggcgtTGGAAATACACAAACACGTTAACTCTGCTGACAGGGCTTTCTGCAGGAGGGAATACTTCTCTATAGGGATACTTACAGAATGAACAGGTTTCTTACTTAAAGGGGGTCCTCTGAGGGTGTAGTGTGGTGGGGCATAGAGAGCTTACAGTAATTAAAAAGCTATGTTTCTCAGGCTTTTTCCTACATCAAGTGCACTCGTTgaactaattattattatttgctttgttaacatgatttctgaatgttTCTGAGTAGGGTTTCATAATtccaggaactttcaataaattccttggtgtttccagaaatcctggttgtagGATTGCGgacttcctgcttattccctcctgactCCATGAATCCTCCAACCAAAATTTTcagaaaaccagggaatttattgaaagttcatggaattttgcaaccctccTTCTGAGAACACGAGGCTATTTCTGAAAACATTCTCTTAGTAGAATCCAGCATGTTCATCAATCTGACATGGATAGTTAAACTATCATAGAACAGTATTTAAATTGGGATTTGATCATCAACAGGCACCATGGAATTTCCTGCCCACTTCACCGAAACATTTGTGACCCCTACATGTTGCTGCGGCAACGGCAAGTATCAAAACAAGCACCCCTCTCGCTCTGCTGCTCCATGACGCACCTTCATTTCTTCCATATGAACAGACATGGTATGGCACCGAAATATGATTTTGATACCCCATGCACAAGCATCAGCACCACACCCCTCTTTTTCATTTAAACCCACTTCATATCACTGAGTAGATTAAATactgagtttaaaaaaaacataattaccccctctctcacacaatgAATAGCTTAGTTTGCTTAGTTCATATGAAGATGTTTGGGTTTAAATCACTGATCAGAAAAGTACAGCGTAACTCACAAGAGCCATCTCAAACTAATCAAGAGGGAATGGTTCACCCCAATTAAGATCAATGCTATGAAGGAGAAGAATGAAACAGGGTTGAGAGCACAGATTCTAACTGCTCTCTCCGCCCCCTGTGTGTCCTCGTGTGAACTTGAAATGCTTATCTTTCTCATATACTCATCTGTATGCTGGACCATTGTCTTTACCTCTAGCCTGGTTGTTTGGCAGGTCAGTCCAGACAGAGGATGCTGTCAACACCTCTTCCCTGTCCAGAATCCCTGTGAGTGAAAACAAGCCTTTTCCTGGTCAATGAGTTCAGGgggcggaagagagagagaaagagagagaaagataaagagagagagaaagagagagaaagataaagagagagagagacagagagagagagacagagggagagcgagagcgagagagaagggcagacagacagaaagaaagaaagggagaataAGAGAGCTGGCAGAAGTACAACCCTGAGTGCTGCATATTGGAGTGGGCAGGAGAAGGAAATAAAGGGCAGTCTACTACTGCATTGGGGGATAATCAGACAAGAACAGGCCATCATCATAGCCATACCCCAGCAGTAATGATAATAGTCATATTTGTCACTCTTCATGGCAGTGGGACTTATAATCACCTGAGAAGATGGTTGCCAAATTAGATGAGTTTTTCATCAGAAAACACTGATTAATAGCGAGGTTTGTGTAAGTTTCTTGGAACCAGAGGAGTTTTATTTTGCATGCCCTGATTTGACAAGGTCTGCTCAAGCAGCTTTGTCTTTAATCAGGAGTGCATCATTGTTTACTATTATATGGTTACTCGTTACCATGATGCAATACACAGCAGGGAGTGAAAATGTGTATGGTACATTGTGCTTCTGTTTTGTGCCATCCAGCATGTTGGATGATAATGCCCCAATGTTCtgaactgaagagagagacactGAATTAAAGGTTATGACAATGCACCCAATCTGCTGGAGCTGTAGCTAAGCCAGGGGCAGGGAGGACATTTGGAGGCAGTAGGCTTTGGGGTGGATAGGATGTTGGTCTTGATCAACGTAATCGAGGCATCTTGAAACCTTTTATATTCCCTGCTGGGCTCATCCACTTAACACGGGTAATATTGTTATGCATAACATATTGCATTGGGTGAAAACTCTATATGAATGTAGTCACTATCTGCTCATGTTAGGTTTAAATAGGTAAATTGAATGTCCTCATACACCCTGTGACATCTTTGAATGTGTTTGCATGTTATGACCCACTTTGGTGGCATTATAAGGTGTCACCTTTGCCTGTTTGTGTCCACGCACTGCCCTCTCTGGATACGTTCTTGTTTATGTGTTGCGCTGACACTGTCTGAGCTAACTGGAGCTGTGCTGCTGATCTCCTGCTTTATGATTGGGTCAGCACTGATCTCCTGTTTAGTGATTGGATCAGTGCTGATCTCTTATCTCTGCTGGTGAAATCAACCCTCTTTAAGCCCCGGGACAATTAGGCAGTGGTCTTTTAAAACTTTGCCCTTTATTGGAAAAAATAGGATTGTCCTATTCAAGGTCATACATATTTGCCATGGAAAGAGTGCTGTTGTCAACAGATACTGAGACACATGTCAACTCAAGGGGAGAGCAAGGTGCAGATTCACAGATTGGGAAAAGGCCCACATTTGGGCTGTCAAGTGGCAATGCAGTGTTCAGTGACAAACACTGAGTGGTCATAACATTTGCATTGTAAAATTAGATGTATTGCCATGGTGTTCGCAGATAGACCTAACAAGAGGATATTTAAAACTACGTGTATAAAACTACATGAATAATCAGGTGGTTAGATGTGGGGTTTTAATTCTGATGACTTGAGGTAAGGGGTGATATTCACATATATGAATATAAACATATATGAATTGTATGAAAAAAGAGACCAATGTGCAGGCTATCCTGCTGACTGTGTGTGCACTGTACATAAACACTCAAATATTCTAGTTTATGAAAATATTTCAATCATGATGATGAATAAGCCCACTAAATCAAACGTTGGAGATAGATATGTATGCAatagatgatgaatatgaagacACATAGCCTACATGTGGCACATAAATTACGCACGAGCTTCGTGGACAATAATTATATTTTCCAATGCCTATAACAACTCATCATTTAGATTTCTACACGTAACAAGCTTTGAGAAGAGCGGGTGGTATGGGTCCAAGCCTTAAAGAGATCAAAATTCAATCCCATTCTAAGAAAAGTATAAATGATGACGTTATTTGAATATGTGCCCAAAATCCTTAATGAATAATTTAGGATGAGGAGAAGGCAAATGCTGCCCCAGCTGTTTCCTGTTGAAAATGTCTGTGTAATGTAGATACATGTGAGGGATTTTCTCTCTAAATCCGTCTCCAGTTCGCTAAATCTCACTTCTCCAAAACGAGCCTGCGCAATGGAACAAAGTCGGAATATTGAGATGTGACATTGCCTGCATCTTATCCACTTTCTCACTGTTTTTAATGACTTCAAACAAGTTCATTTTTGCTGGGCTTTGTCGTGCGGAGACCCGTGGGGATGTCTAGCGGTCATTTCTTCCAGTGGCATTTATGTGATGTCTTCAAGGTAACTTTAAATAATTTCCTTTGACACCAGATTGTTACCTTACTTAcaatttgtgttgttgttgttgttgcaagaACCAACCTGATTTATTTGCAGTATCAAAGCAAAAATGAATAAAGACCCATGTTTGATTATAGCAGATTATTTTAGTTCAGGGATTTAATGTACACATCGGTTTTATTATAGACTATTTCAAAATGTCTATCAGAACATGTCAGCAGGTAGATTTGCGTGCATTTTCTGTAAAAGCACGTTTGACTGTTCCCACATAGACATTATATGTAGCCTAGCTATAACATTTACTTTCATTGACTTTACGCAAATAAGGTTATTAGGCATGTCTGCGTGCATGAGTTAACACACTCGCGTGGATGTTTCAATGCGTTTCCAGCATGAGTTTCGACACGTTTGCGCATTGCGCGCCGACTGATTCCGTTTCCATGAATATAAACCACTAATGCTACTGCATTAGTTACTGAACTTTCAAAGTAATTTCTGCTGACTCCGCATTTGGGTACCAC is a window encoding:
- the washc3 gene encoding WASH complex subunit 3; its protein translation is MDEDGLPIVGSGIDLTKVPAIQQRRVVAYLNQFIVHTVRFLNRFSTVCEEKLACISLRIQQIETTLSILEAKLSSIPGLEDVRVEGVGQRPATEVNGPVAVVVPSQPETPIAVAVPLPPPEASPNITEPRAAGDSWMTVAKDPRYARYLKMVQVGVPVMAIKNKMVQEGLDPNLLDTPDAPVPDAVKKKTLDHDDDSDDGSESSFSD